The Heptranchias perlo isolate sHepPer1 chromosome 18, sHepPer1.hap1, whole genome shotgun sequence genomic interval AGGGGAAAGAGGAAAGACAAAATGTGAACTAAGTTGAGGGTGTTAGAGTTCAGGTTTAGGATTGATAGCTATGAAAGAGTCTTGAAGTATAAAAGAGGGCAACTGATTGGTATGCAGGGCTCTGATGCCAGATGTAGCATATTGTTTATTGGCTAGTGTCTGCTGTCAATCAAAATACTGTTGATGCCAAAACGCTTTGATTACGCTCACAGCAATGAAACAGAAatcttcattttttaaaagttcattctcGGGtatatgggtgttgctggcaaggccagcattgattgcccGTCCCTTCAAcctttttaggaacataggaacataggaacaggagtaggccattcagcctctcgtgcctgctccgccatttgataagatcatgggtgatctgtgatctaacgccatatacccgcctttggcccatatcccttaatacctttgattgccaaaaagctatctatctcagatttaaatttagcaattgagctagtatcaattgccatttgcggaggagggttccaaacttctaccaccctttgtgtgtagaaaagttttctaatctcgctcatgaaaggtttggctctaatttttagactgtgtcccctactcctagaatccccaaccagcggaaatagtttctctctgtacaccctatccgttcctcttaatatcttataaacttcgatcagatcaccccttaaacttcgaaattccagagaatacaaccctaatttgtgtaatctctcctcgtagcttaacccttgaagtccgataTCATTTTAGTAATctaacgctgcactccctccaaggccaatatgtccttccgaaggtgcggtgcccagaactgctcacagtactccaggcacggtctaaccagggttttgtatagctgctgcataacttctgccctcttgtactctagtcctctagatttttcttgaactgctgcagtccatgtggtgaaagtattctcccagtgctgttaggtagggagttccagaattttgacccaatgGCCCAGCTATGTGCCAGTGACATCTGCTCCTGACCCCACCAGAGTATCCAGGATCAGGACAGAGTGAACTAATTTTGATAATTCTGATGGGCACTCACACCAATATAAGCCAATCTTGGATGCCCATGACAGAAGGAAAGGAAAATGTGGCAATGTAGAGCCACATTGATGTGCCACCATACTAAAAGCTAAAGGTCTGCACATAATAAACAATGTTTCTAAGATAATTGATATATCAAAAACATCAACCATCAATCTGGAGTCTTCCAGGGCTTAACctagacaagtgctaggcaatgacgatctccaacaagagagagtctaaccacctccccttgacattcaacggcattaccatcgccgaaaccccaacttcaacatcctgggggtcaccattgaccagaaacttaactggatcagccatataaatactgtggctacaagagcaggttagaggctgggtattctgtggcgagtgactcacctcctgactacccaaagccttttcaccatctacaaggcacaagtcaggagtgtgatggaatactctccacttgcctggatgagtgcagctccaacaacactcaagaagctcgacaccatccaggacaaagcagcctgcttgattggcaccccatccaccaccctaaacattcactcccttcaccaccattgCTCCGTGGCtgtagtgtataccatccacaggatgcactgaagcaacttaccaaggcttcttcggcagcacctcccaaacctgcgacctctaccacctagaaggacaagggcagcaggcacatgggaacaacaccacctgcacgttcccctccaagtcacacaccatcccgacttggaaatatatcgtcattcctttatcgttgctgggtcaaaattctggaactcccttcctaacagcacagtgggagaaccttcaccacacggactaaagtagttcaagaaggcagctcaccaccaccttctcaagggcaattagggatgggcaataaatgttggccttgccagcgacgcccacatcccatgaagtaaTAAAAAATCCCAGTCTGGAGATCTCTGGGGCCTCATTTGTGCCCATCCATGAACTTGTATATGGGTATCTTGCTGGCATCCAGGTCGCTGGGTGCAAAGGAGATAGAAGTGGTGGAAATTCCTGCAGTTGATGTGATCCTATTGATCCTGCCTCCTTCCTTATGTTGATATTTTGTCTTTGGGCTGGAAAGAACTTCCACCTGCCCCAGCACCAGCGAGAATTCCCTTTATTTGTTCCTTAGTGAAGAGACCCCACATTTTCGAGGCATGCCAATTTTCCGCCCCCACTGGGCCTCCTCCATTTACCTCAGAATTGTGCCCAGGTCTTAAGGCCTGTTTTTGTTTAAATGTTGGAGAGAATCAGAACAGGTGATAATGAGGCATTGGTTGTAAAGTTATAATTGAGGTATTTGCTTTTAAATACACGAAAGACTTGAACATTATTATAGGGTAGTAAATTTATTtagttttgtaaaaaaaatgtctttgaTGTATGCATAactacaataacttgcatttacatagcgcttttaatatagtaaaacattccgcggtgcgtaatcagacaaaaattgacaccaagccaaaggagatattagggcaggtgactaaaagcttggtcaaagtgataggttttaagaagccttttaaaggaagagagagaagcggaaaggtttaaagagggaattctggagcttaggatctagatggctgaaggcacagtcgccaaagGAGGGGTGAGGAAGTCGGGAAATACACTAACTGTTAACACATAAGAAAAACGTTCTAGAAAAGTTAAAATCTATATTATTTAGAAACAACTAATATTTAAAATAGTAAAAATGGAAGTGAAAAAGAATAGGGAGTTAGAGACTCCAGTAATTTCAATTGTTCTACGTGTCTCCAGGATAGAGAACGGAAAAATCAATCAGGGTTTCTGCCCCTGTCTTTATCCAGTAACCATGCTGGAAATTGCCCCTCTgtagacattgggtgaggacaggatgccGTTCAGTTGTAATGTTCCTCCCATAGCCGAATAGCCTGCCCATGCTCACACCTAAGAATGACCATGCCTGTGGAACAGCATCCCAATGGGAGTCAGACCTTTCAGCACTGCAGGGAAGAAATTTGGAAAAAATAAACAAGAGAAATCAGTAAtgtcaaaaatattttaaaccaTATAAATGTGTTAAGATCGCCAGACGACCAGTCAACACTATGGGTTATATAGTTTTAAAAAACACAGGCTGTACTAAACGTTATGTTCTAaaactttattttaaataaataaaactctTATTTAAACTAGAACTTCGGTTCTCATACTTCAGTTTGAATACAAAGATCAAACAAACCTTTTTTAGTGCAAAAATATCGATGTTATCATCGCTGCAAATGTTATTTTCGGACCATTTTTTGTACCCAAATCTAAAATGTAACAATACATTTTTCTCTACTTTTTCGGTGCACAAAAACGTGTTTTTCCTTGACTTTCTGAGGATTGGACACTCCCAAACAAAACCAGGCTAATTTGTCAACTTCAAGAGACATTGTGCTGGCTAACTGGTTTTAACGCATTAAAAGACGCGACAAAGTTTTAAGAAGCTGTTAACCAATTTGTAGTACGGATCCACCCAAGAGGTGGAAAATACCAAGTTTGAGAAATATTGTAACGTTCGACACTTAAGATAGCTTCTAACTGACTTGCCTGGGcgtaatttcaaaattttcaaaaatatccaaacacaaaaaaaaacaatgaaaataTTCTAACCACAAACGGTAttttcaggaattaatttggaatgcTTCATGGCGTCAACTTGCAAAACTTTAACAAGTAACGTTTTGAAGGATTGTTCTAAGGCAAACAGGTTAATGAGGAGCAAAGACAATGATTGAAGCGGCTGTAATCTTGAAATGCTAACATGGTGATGTCGGACAGTTGGAGTGTCAAAATTAAGAGGTATTTCGGTTAAAGAAGCAATTTTCTCGAAGTGCAATGCAAAGTTGGGACAGGAGGAAAGTTTGCCTGCAGGGAGTTGGTGAGCTTTTACCTGCAGCCACGTGATCCCGTTCACTTACAACTCCACTCAGTCAAGTTTATGTTTTAAGAGAACCGGGAGAGACTTATGTGTCCTAACCCAGCTCGGCTCTTCCTCTTTCCAGATCTCGCCCAAGAGCGACCATGGGCTCCCCGGAGGGCGCCGAGATCGTGGTGTGGGTGtgccaggaggagaaggtggtgtgcGGACTGACCAAGCGTACCAGCTGCGCCCAGGTGGTGAGAGCCCTGTTGGAGGATCACCTCGCTAACGCCGGCGACACCAGGTTGCTACATGCGCCGCCCAAGGACTACTGCATCGTGGAGAAGTGGAGGGGCTTCGAGAGGTTCCTTCCCCCGCCGACCAAGCTGCTGAGGCTCTGGGCGTCCTGGGGAGAGGAGCAACCCAACGTGCACTTCGTCCTGGTCAAGTCGGGCGCCTCCCTCCCCGTCCCAGGGCTGAGGACAGCCGAGGCTAAGGTTGTCCAAAACACCGACGGTCAGAGGGACCTGAGCCCTGCCCAGTACATCAAGAACCTGCCGATGGACAAGCAGAAGAGGATGGTCAGGAAAGCTTTCAGGAAACTGGCTAAAATGAAAAGGCTGAGGCAGGACCGGGAGGGGATGGAGACCCTGGTCCATCTGATCGTATCCCAGGATCACACCATCCGCCAGCAACTGCAGAGGATGAAGGAGCTGGACGGGGACATCGAGAGATACGAGTCCAGGACTCACTTCGAGCGGATACAGAACGAGGGAGAAAACTATGTGCAAGAAACTTATTTACTGGAGAGCAGAGACAACGGCCGGCAGCAACAGCAACGTGGGCCAGCTCAGTTACAGGAATATCTCAACAAGCAGGACGGGATCCTACAGTTAGAGCAAGAACTTCAGCAGCGCAGGGAAATCCTGGAGAAACTGACAGCGGAAATCCAGCAGGAGTTGAGGAAGGTGTGGGAGGGAACTCAAGAGGAAAAGATACAAAGCGACTCCGAGTCCCTGTGCAATGATCAACAGTGTTCCCAGGCAGAGACTGAGAAAGTTGAGAGCGAGTTGGAGGCGGGCATGTGCAGTGCCCTCCAGCTCCACAAAAACTTAATGGATGTTCAGGAGAAAGTGAAACATAAGGAATTATTACtggtggagaaggcggaggaaTGTGACCACTTAGTCCAACAGCTGAAGTCGCTGCATTTTCCAGAGGATGCGGAGAGCGAAGCCCCGGTGACTGGGGGTTGTAAAGATTTGGCCAAGTGTAGTTTGCCGCGGAAGAGTGTCAAGGATCAATCCGGAAGCGGCTCTGAGCCTCTCTCCCCTTCCGATGTGAACGATACCGACTCCGACACCGGGATAAGCTCCACAAACAGCCAGGACTCGGAACCGCCTTGTGTCGAGGTGTTTTCGACATCGCAAAATTATCTTTAATAATCCTGAAGGAAACCCAGCCTTGCGGTTTATTAGTAACAGTGTAGGATAGTCCCTCTTGTATGAGGATACGACGTTTAAAAGCCACTTCACATCATTAGATATTAGGTGTGCCTTTTAAAGAATGCACAGAATATGTGACTTTAACTTAAATGCAGTACGGAAATAGGCAATGGTATTGTGGGAACCGGTCAAAAGCACGGCCCCACCAAGTTTAGAAAGATTTATTGGAGTGACATTTGTCCCTTTCTTTAACTGTAAGCCGTTAAGTTTGTTTTTTGAAATGATATTATTTAAACCAATGCAATGATTGAAATACAAGGTCCGCATTTTCTGGTCACAGACAACTGACGTTAGAGACAGATATTAGACAAATTGCTTCATGGATAACactttctcatagaatcatagaaagttacggcacagaaggaggccattcggcccatcctgtccgtgccggccgaaaaagagctatccagcttaatcccactttccagcacttggtccgtggccctgttTCTGGGACACAATGGTGCATTACAAAAAAAATCCACTGTTTAAGAAACACAAAATGGATTCAAGTCCTAAAAGTAATTTGTGATCCATAGAAATAGATTATGACATAACCCCTCACCCTGTTTATTTAAGGATTTAGCCGATATCCTAGCAACTTCATTAAAGGATTGGAACAAGTGCAAAAGACTGTAGGGATCTTGTGTAAAACTACAATAAGATTGCACTCTGATCGCACCTTTCTTTAAGTAAATGTATAAAATGTGGGTAATGCAGATCAAGGAGTCGGTGGTTGTTTAGGGTGATATAGTTTGAAAAATTAACCTACATACAGTGCATCCCTCCTAACTGTACAGCTGCTTCCTACACACTTATCTAGGGCATACCCAACAAGAGAAGTTCATGTAAGTACCCTGTAGTACAAAATATATAATTTAGAGGATAAGTACTATGAACAAGAGTGGACTATAACATGATTTATTGTTACAATGAAATGAATTAAACCGTTTAAAATTCTGACTTTTTATTGGCTAGATGCCAATAATGAACAATAAGGTGTTAAGACTCATTTTGATGAATAATAAACAGATTGGTATTTACAAAAGTGAGAACAGGGTGATTCATTTGTACCGTGCATATGACCTGCAATATCATACAATCctagaacaaaaaaaatcagtgaaaaTGAGTAATGAATACTGGGAAATTTTTGTTTAAGTTATATACAAATATGGAATGAAAGTGAACACATCAAAAAGTGAAATAGACTAGAACTTTTTTATCACATGCCAATAAAAGGCTTATTGGTTTAAATGTGACCATTTTCCATTTTACAATACTGACATATTGGAGCAGATTTTCATATTTACCAAATGTAAATAATGTAACTTAAGCATTGTTTGGGCAAAGAAAAGAAAGGATTGCCTGTCAGTAACAGAACCTGCCTAAAGTTCCTTTCATTGAAATGAATGAAAGGAAAATCCAGTTGGTTCTGTAAGGTGCGTGCAATCCTCTCTGCCAGATTTTCCCTTGTGCGTTCGGCCCAGCGATGCTTAACGCAATGACTGTAAAGTCGGAAATCGACCCCACTGATTTCAGGATTCtagaattcatttttaaaattctaattgtGAGCCTTTCTACTGTGTTCTGCTCTAGAGCAGGTCTTAACTGaagtctcacacatgagattggtcagccacttactagggaagagtagctgaggtggtttccccATTGCCTTCCCCACGGGTTTTTATCTTCAGTGTACCTTTTCCTAGGTGAGCTGCAACCAACACTGAAGAGACCACCGACCCTTTTACaatggaggggggccaccaccATCCATCAGACTCAAGTAGCACCACTGAGCATCAACAGTATTCAGAGatccggtctccactcaccaaGGTCTGGAATGGGCCTGAATCcaacctttctgactcagaggcgggaatacTACCACTGTCATCCCAATATTTAGAGACCATATTCTAATCTCTAATTGCTGGGGCTGTCttgagtgggactcgaacccttcACCTTTTAActcattgttgggggggggggggggggggaactgctACCACTAACCAAAGGCTCACATCTCCTAATTGGGAGTAATTTTCTAAATTTTCTAAGTAACTATATATATATAGCTGTAAGCAATTGGACTGACTTCAACCAAGCTGTCAAATTACTTTCTGATATGCTTAGGCATGCTAATTTCCTGACACTTATGAATCCAGTAGCAAAATTGACTGCTCAATAAAGGCAGAGTGTTTAATGTTCTTCCGTTGATCTGCAAGGTTGGTGTTGAATTATATGCAGAGTTAATTTAAAGTGTAGTTAACACTATAAATCAACAAGCAAATCTAGTTTGTTTCACCTGCCTTAGTCTTTCCTTAATCTTACAATCAACAGACTTTTAAAGCCtaagcttggcatcacctaatcatTACGCGCCTTACTCTTTTCAATTTTGGTGGTGTCCCGCATGGTAGGCTTTAGTCTTCATTtagatttctcaatttaaaaacaaacagCTACACAGGCAATCTCTGGAGCTGTTGGCTATGACATTGCTGCACTAAAAGTCACCTTATTATGTTGTTAAAAATATACAGGCTATCTTAGGAATGAGATCAAGGCAGGTCTCCATTGTCAGTGGTTGGTTGACATTTTCCTTGACAATTTTTTGCACCTCCATCATTAATTCTATTTCAGTAAGCAGAATGATGTATGCACATTGCTGGAAAATGCAGAAAGGAAAATGTAACACAGAAAATGACAGTAAGCATTCTTTAAAGTTGTCGATTTTTGTAGCTGCATATAATGAATCATTATGTCGCTCCACTACATTGAATATTGTTCAATGGTCCGCTTGATCGATTTCAAAATAATTGTGCATGGAATAATCCAAGTAACTGCAAGGGCATGCATATTGATCTCTGGTGATGCCACAGACCAGCATATATAGTTTGTCTAACATATTGGACACTAAAAAATTGACATAACAATAAATTCCTATCCAAATTGTTTTTTTCTGGCTCCTGGCAGATTCAAGAAAATGAAATTGTGTAACTATTAAACAATAATCCTGAATCATCAAAATGTGCAATGAAACAATTAGCATAGCACACAACTGACTTTACGGCCAGATATTAGATAAATTATTTCATAGAGGGCACAATAAAATTGCCAGTACCCCATGTGTCGACATAAGGTTAAAAGAAACTTCATACACAAAGAACTTCAAAGGGATGGAATATGCATTATACCTGGTGAGAAGGAGAAGTGCCCTTATTTCCATTACTTTAAATAGAAATGCTAGACATTGCAATTATCTTACAGAGGTCAAACAATAGCAAACTCACTAATCTCTATTGCACTAGTTTACCACTGGTGACTAGTGTTTCTTCCTCCAGCTGAAGTGAAATGTGTATTTGAAACTTTCTGCAAAATACAGTTGAATGATTCAACTTTTTGAGCACAGAATTATACATTAAACCATGAAGTGCACTTGAAATGACCGCTGGTTACTTTTTTCACAGTTAAAAAAGACTCATCTTGCTAAACGTTAAAGTTTCTGTAACAACTTCCTCCTCCCAGTATACTTTATCATGATCAAGTATATACGCCAGATAAATTACATAGTTGAAGGAATAGTAAAAATCTTTCTATGTACTCTGTTCCAACAACAGGGTAATAAAATAGAAGAGTCATGCACTTGGTTATATATTGTTAAGAAAATGTCTCTTTGACAGCTTCTATGGAGTGTTCTCATGTCACACCCTATGAAGAAGTCAATTATGATAAGTATGACTTTGTTGTAAAAGTTAATTGTTCTTTTTTGTTTTGTATTCTGTTATTTTATGCAATGTTTACCTCTTTCATACTTTTGTGATCAGTTTATTAagtttttctttatatttttctCATGCAGTTATGTTGCTGACTGAACAAAAATAAACATATTCAAATACATAAAGAATACATTGCAAATATTTCTTCAATATTGTAAGACACCATGGTACTGACTATCATTATTTTTCATTGATTCACATGTTTTTACAAAAATGATTGCTCTCAATTCCCTTTGTACTAAATTGTGAAATGGCAGCTGAATAAAGCATCATTTATGAAAAGATCCTTTTTGATTCTGCTATCCTTAAGCTACTTCTCAGTGAAATTCCATACAATGAAAAATATGAAACAGGCAATAAATATACTTGACTGGAAAGTATATTGCACCATTGACATGATTGTGCTTTGTTACCTATTGAAGTTATATTTATCTTCAGCAGCCCCTGGCTTTTATTATTATCTTATAAAATTATGGCTTACAACTCAATATCTAAAACtgatgatctagtcatttatctcattgctgtttgtgggaccttgctgtgcgcaaattggctgctacctttcctacattacatcagtgactactaTAGATAAAAAATCTACCCAGTAATCATTTAATTAAATGAAACTATATGAATGAATTGGAATAAAAAATGTTtcatatttcaatttttttttaaatttctaattTTGTAAATTTTTAAACAGCAACAAACAATTCTTGTGCCCACAATATTATATTTTAAAACACACTAATTTCTTTCAATAATGCAACATCAAGATTTAATATGTCAAAACTATGACTATGCCACTCCtaaatataatttatttattatttatgaaaTGATTGATTTATGGTCACGCAATGAAACTTAATGAATGACTTTGTAGCTCAGTAACTTCGCAATGTGGGCGTTTTGTTATAGTTGTGCATGTAAAAACTAGAAGCAAAAAACTCAAAAGGAGTGGCTTATATTTTTGGTTAGCTTTCTAATGCTTTGATCACTGTGGCAAACAGAAACTGGAGATAATCTTTGGTTTATATTGAGTACATTTTAATATTTCATATGGACATTGCTGATCATTCTAGTGCCTTATTACATGGAGCTTGTTCACTCAATTTGCATTAGAACTAAAGAGTTTTGTTTTAAAACTCATTGGTTTATGACTGaacacctggggctcgattttaccggcgggtttcctgtgcgtttccagcggggggggcccccgaaaatcccgatatccaggcacgagACCGGATcgtgccacgatcccgcccacttccgggttccccgatgacgtgcgggggtgcgtgcgtagcccccgctgatgggaatcccacaggcaattaaagccagcgggatgccacttgagtgtatttattttgcttgttcaggtcattaactgacctgattaagggactgtgtgtgattttggagaaacatgggactgtttcacacactgggggaaacagtcctagttgaactggacgtgttgcagccgtcagcctgtggcagctgcaaaggtccatttgacaggtggggggtggggaaaccctcacccattgcaggaggccgctctgtcacttgggacaaagtgtggcctccaccacccccctcctgacggtgaaagtcaccaacctgcacactcaccccggggtccggagacatgtgcctaccttgcggaccccctcagatgtacatcttgcagatgggggccactgtagctgcagtcatgacctcctcggagggcgcacaacatcgccagcctcgccatccacgccgtccacctctgacacgtggagctccacaacagagtgctgtgacacatccacctgtacagcaggagggagggctaccgcagagagagacgcgttgcagagggcactaccctcgccacagggtccacagaccgaggcgcagctccccggacctctccgagcagcagtgcacacggaggcgcagattcactcgacatgtagtcgtggacatctgcagcctctttcatgccgagcggctcctggctggccccagcaccatctgcttacctgtcactgccaaagtcaccactgccctccacaacttctccaccgtatccttccagggtgcagccgggtacaccgccgatctctctcagtcgtctgcgcggaagagccctgcaaatacacctgcacctactctgcagtaacacaatgggtggcatcagttgtgggtcctcatagtgatacccgggagcgggcattattgcacaaaacagacaggattcgcggagacatggcagtggtggtgccaatataatgtgtgatgtgagttgttctgaaattcaatataggtaacacccatgacaaaccctcaaacacccttgtgcatccccttcatgctcacgacacgtttgccttacactgcctactgcacaaatgtgatgcatgccctgtggctgcagcacaggtagtggcaggttgagtgaggctggccgtgagggagatgcacgagagggtgagtatgggatagagccatgagattagatgaggattgggttgcgtgttagtggcggggtgagtactcgcgaggtgagtaggtgcaggtaagatgaggatggggtttgagtgggtatgaggggtgatgtgacagagtagtgttggcggtgccgaaggagatttggggtgggggcagtgttgtggcagacggagtgtaggggaaagactacgtgttctcactgtggctgacctactgcggtcaatggagcgcctcctgcactgtatgcaggtgggcgatatgttggtggcgcaggtgacctcctctgccacctcgagccaggccttcttggtggcagaggcaggctgcttcctcccgcccgccgggtggaagagctctgtcctcccccctcctcctcaccccatctgatgatacctgtggtgaggcatcattaaactgggagcagccttccccctgggctgctccatgctgtaatgtgttctattggttgcagcatctgtcagtggaggactgcccctttaactagagagcctccagctgacagatcgtactgcgcatgcgcagcccgcccgacgcgcagaccagcagcgcggagcccggaggagcaggtaagtggctccaattagtggtttgcctgctacgatcgcgcgggcaacccactaatttcaccgagcgtgttgactacgctcccgaaacccaacccgccggaaacccgcaggcctggtaaaatcgagccccttgcaCCTGACACTTCCCAGAAACAATCAAAAATGTAACAGAGCATATTTGATTACTatgtagatatagagaaaaaCTCAAGTGTAAAAGTAACTTCATATTTTTCAGCAgcaaaaaaagtacttggatgataAACTGCCCA includes:
- the LOC137334628 gene encoding ras association domain-containing protein 9-like isoform X2, with product MGSPEGAEIVVWVCQEEKVVCGLTKRTSCAQVVRALLEDHLANAGDTRLLHAPPKDYCIVEKWRGFERFLPPPTKLLRLWASWGEEQPNVHFVLVKSGASLPVPGLRTAEAKVVQNTDGQRDLSPAQYIKNLPMDKQKRMVRKAFRKLAKMKRLRQDREGMETLVHLIVSQDHTIRQQLQRMKELDGDIERYESRTHFERIQNEGENYVQETYLLESRDNGRQQQQRGPAQLQEYLNKQDGILQLEQELQQRREILEKLTAEIQQELRKVWEGTQEEKIQSDSESLCNDQQCSQAETEKVESELEAGMCSALQLHKNLMDVQEKVKHKELLLVEKAEECDHLVQQLKSLHFPEDAESEAPVTGGCKDLAKCSLPRKSVKDQSGSGSEPLSPSDVNDTDSDTGISSTNSQDSEPPCVEVSCNQH
- the LOC137334628 gene encoding ras association domain-containing protein 9-like isoform X1, producing MGSPEGAEIVVWVCQEEKVVCGLTKRTSCAQVVRALLEDHLANAGDTRLLHAPPKDYCIVEKWRGFERFLPPPTKLLRLWASWGEEQPNVHFVLVKSGASLPVPGLRTAEAKVVQNTDGQRDLSPAQYIKNLPMDKQKRMVRKAFRKLAKMKRLRQDREGMETLVHLIVSQDHTIRQQLQRMKELDGDIERYESRTHFERIQNEGENYVQETYLLESRDNGRQQQQRGPAQLQEYLNKQDGILQLEQELQQRREILEKLTAEIQQELRKVWEGTQEEKIQSDSESLCNDQQCSQAETEKVESELEAGMCSALQLHKNLMDVQEKVKHKELLLVEKAEECDHLVQQLKSLHFPEDAESEAPVTGGCKDLAKCSLPRKSVKDQSGSGSEPLSPSDVNDTDSDTGISSTNSQDSEPPCVEVFSTSQNYL